From a single Aquincola tertiaricarbonis genomic region:
- a CDS encoding ABC transporter permease, with amino-acid sequence MKRLVSGLEPLAVLAALGGLWWVASHGGWLSPVFVPTPEAMLASLHAGLLQGDLATAAAATVQRMLLGWGLACLLGVVLGALIGVSPTARAWIQPTLEFVRPLPASAVLPLAISVFGLSPAMVLSVVAFGAMWPVLLSTVQGFASLHVRLTEVAAALQLSRSAFIFKVGLPHALPDILAGTRLALTVSLIVAVVGEMIASQPGLGQALLLAARAFRASDLFAGIVLLGAIGFVSNALLALAERRLLRWQQP; translated from the coding sequence ATGAAGCGACTCGTGTCGGGCCTGGAGCCGCTGGCCGTGCTGGCCGCGCTGGGCGGCCTGTGGTGGGTGGCCAGCCATGGCGGCTGGTTGAGCCCGGTGTTCGTGCCCACGCCCGAGGCCATGCTGGCCAGCCTGCATGCCGGGCTGCTGCAGGGCGACCTGGCCACCGCGGCGGCGGCCACTGTGCAGCGCATGCTGCTGGGCTGGGGGCTGGCCTGCCTGCTGGGTGTGGTGCTGGGGGCGCTGATCGGCGTCTCGCCCACCGCACGTGCGTGGATACAGCCCACGCTGGAATTCGTGCGGCCCCTGCCGGCCTCGGCCGTGCTGCCGCTGGCCATCTCGGTCTTCGGTCTGTCGCCGGCCATGGTGCTGTCGGTGGTGGCCTTCGGCGCCATGTGGCCGGTGCTGCTGTCCACGGTGCAGGGCTTTGCCAGCCTGCATGTGCGCCTGACCGAGGTGGCAGCGGCGCTGCAGCTGTCGCGCAGCGCGTTCATCTTCAAGGTGGGCCTGCCGCATGCGTTGCCCGACATCCTGGCCGGCACCCGTCTGGCGCTGACCGTGTCGCTCATCGTCGCGGTGGTGGGCGAGATGATCGCTTCGCAGCCCGGCCTGGGTCAGGCGCTGCTGCTGGCGGCCCGTGCCTTCCGCGCCAGCGACCTGTTCGCCGGCATCGTGCTGCTGGGCGCCATCGGCTTCGTCTCCAACGCACTGCTGGCGCTGGCCGAGCGACGCCTGCTGCGCTGGCAGCAGCCCTGA
- a CDS encoding tautomerase family protein, which produces MPFIDVKILEGVLDHAQHQALMAEITEAVVRVGGEAMRPMTRCVVQEIRSGLWSVGGKPLVPPTPPTPPTPPAAHSG; this is translated from the coding sequence ATGCCTTTCATCGACGTGAAGATCCTCGAAGGCGTGCTGGACCATGCCCAGCACCAGGCCCTGATGGCCGAGATCACCGAAGCCGTGGTGCGGGTGGGTGGCGAAGCCATGCGCCCGATGACCCGCTGTGTGGTGCAGGAAATCCGCAGCGGGCTGTGGAGCGTGGGCGGCAAGCCGCTTGTGCCACCCACGCCACCCACACCACCCACACCCCCTGCAGCCCACTCGGGCTGA
- a CDS encoding ABC transporter permease: MLRLLRPFVFPALLLAALEWWARTVGRSSDALAPPTAALRALAGALADGSVVTATGFTLGSAAAGLGLAWLLGVPLGTLLGLSPRSARMSFLSIELLRPVPSVALIPLAMLLWGFGLRMEIAVVAFACFWPVLVLTQAGVRQVEPRLLEVARALQLSAWARFSKIMLPALVPRLFVALRLGVAIALVVAVTVEIAANPHGMGYAVMIAQQSLDPALMLGWLFWIGLTGYVINAGASALQRVIARRMGELA, translated from the coding sequence ATGCTGCGCCTGCTACGCCCCTTCGTGTTTCCGGCGCTGCTGCTGGCCGCGCTGGAATGGTGGGCCCGCACCGTCGGCCGCAGCAGTGATGCGCTGGCTCCGCCCACGGCCGCGCTGCGCGCGCTGGCCGGTGCGCTGGCCGATGGCTCGGTGGTCACGGCCACCGGCTTCACGCTGGGCAGTGCCGCCGCCGGGCTCGGCCTGGCCTGGCTGTTGGGCGTGCCGCTGGGCACCTTGCTGGGCCTGTCGCCGCGGTCCGCGCGCATGAGCTTCCTGAGCATCGAGCTGCTGCGGCCCGTGCCTTCGGTGGCGCTGATTCCGCTGGCCATGCTGCTGTGGGGTTTCGGCCTGCGCATGGAGATCGCGGTGGTGGCCTTTGCCTGCTTCTGGCCGGTGCTGGTGCTCACCCAGGCCGGCGTGCGGCAGGTGGAGCCTCGGCTGCTGGAGGTGGCGCGTGCGCTGCAGCTGTCGGCCTGGGCGCGCTTTTCCAAGATCATGCTGCCGGCGCTGGTGCCGCGGCTGTTCGTGGCGCTGCGGCTGGGCGTGGCCATCGCGCTGGTGGTGGCGGTGACGGTGGAGATCGCGGCCAACCCGCACGGCATGGGCTATGCGGTCATGATCGCCCAGCAAAGCCTGGACCCCGCGCTGATGCTCGGATGGCTGTTCTGGATCGGCCTCACCGGCTACGTCATCAACGCAGGTGCTTCGGCCCTGCAGCGGGTCATCGCGCGCCGGATGGGAGAGCTGGCATGA
- a CDS encoding VOC family protein has product MKVTRPTPAHVGIYVYDLDRMVDFYTSVFKLTITDEGVGKNFGHRLVFMSATEDQHHQLVLSAGRSERSPDSTVMQLSFLVPDLAELRANRDLAQAKGATELRPMNHGNAWSLYYFDPERNRVEVYLDTPFYVAQPYGTPLDLDQSEAELLAVTERMVKDDPTFMPLDQWQARFRQRGPGRP; this is encoded by the coding sequence ATGAAAGTGACCCGCCCCACCCCCGCCCATGTGGGCATCTACGTCTACGACCTGGACCGCATGGTCGACTTCTACACCTCGGTGTTCAAGCTCACCATCACCGACGAAGGCGTGGGCAAGAACTTCGGCCACCGGCTGGTGTTCATGAGCGCCACCGAAGACCAGCACCACCAGCTGGTGCTGTCGGCCGGCCGCAGCGAACGATCGCCCGACAGCACGGTGATGCAGCTGTCCTTCCTGGTGCCCGACCTGGCCGAGCTGCGCGCCAACCGCGACCTCGCGCAGGCCAAGGGCGCCACCGAACTGCGGCCCATGAACCATGGCAATGCCTGGTCGCTGTACTACTTCGACCCCGAGCGCAACCGGGTGGAGGTGTACCTGGACACGCCCTTCTACGTGGCCCAGCCCTATGGGACGCCGCTGGACCTGGACCAGAGCGAAGCCGAGCTGCTGGCCGTCACCGAACGCATGGTCAAGGACGACCCGACCTTCATGCCGCTGGATCAATGGCAGGCCCGCTTCCGCCAGCGCGGCCCCGGTCGGCCCTGA
- a CDS encoding fumarylacetoacetate hydrolase family protein: MKLLSFEHAGRASWGAVLTTPTGDQVADLGRYLPQYPTLQAYIAAGRLDQAAADAAAAGPSLPLAAIRYLPVITQPEKIVCAIRNYHDHHREVVAAGLDRELSAHPPIFLRVWRSQTAHEGPIVRPHCSDSLDWEGELAVIIGKEGRNISEAQAHAHIAGYSIYNDASIREWQFHAKAIAAGKNFESTGAFGPWMVTADEIAPDRPLALQTRLNGEVMQRTRTDNMIFSVAQQIAYASTIFTLVPGDVIVTGTPGGVGWSKKPPRFMVPGDVVEVEIEAIGVLRNTIVQAD; encoded by the coding sequence ATGAAGCTGCTGTCCTTCGAACATGCCGGCCGCGCCAGCTGGGGCGCCGTGCTCACCACGCCCACCGGCGACCAGGTGGCCGACCTGGGCCGCTACCTGCCGCAGTACCCCACGCTGCAGGCCTACATCGCGGCCGGCCGGCTGGACCAGGCCGCGGCCGATGCTGCCGCCGCAGGCCCCAGCCTGCCGCTGGCCGCCATCCGCTACCTGCCGGTGATCACGCAGCCCGAGAAGATCGTCTGCGCCATCCGCAACTACCACGACCATCACCGCGAGGTGGTGGCCGCCGGGCTGGACCGTGAGCTGTCGGCCCACCCGCCGATCTTCCTGCGCGTGTGGCGCTCGCAGACGGCGCATGAGGGCCCCATCGTGCGGCCGCACTGCTCCGATTCGCTGGACTGGGAAGGCGAGCTGGCCGTGATCATCGGCAAGGAGGGCCGCAACATCTCCGAGGCGCAGGCACACGCCCACATCGCCGGCTACTCGATCTACAACGACGCCAGCATCCGCGAGTGGCAGTTCCATGCCAAGGCCATCGCCGCCGGCAAGAACTTCGAATCGACCGGCGCCTTCGGCCCCTGGATGGTGACGGCCGACGAGATCGCGCCCGACCGCCCGCTGGCGCTGCAGACGCGTCTCAATGGCGAGGTGATGCAGCGCACCCGCACCGACAACATGATCTTCTCGGTGGCGCAGCAGATCGCCTATGCCTCCACCATCTTCACGCTGGTGCCGGGCGACGTGATCGTGACCGGCACGCCGGGCGGCGTGGGCTGGAGCAAGAAGCCGCCGCGCTTCATGGTGCCCGGCGACGTGGTGGAGGTGGAGATCGAAGCCATCGGCGTGCTGCGCAACACCATCGTGCAGGCGGACTAG
- a CDS encoding cyclase family protein, whose protein sequence is MPRQFVDLSIFLENDVLSDPPPLAPRIQYFTHQHTFEQIAPFFPGLRPQDLPDGEGWAVEQVQLSTHNGTHLDAPWHFHSTMDQALGDKKPSIAIHEVPLEWCFQPGVKLDFRDKPDGYVVTAADVQAELDRIGHQLTPLEIVVVNTRAGSRYGQPDYVSAGCGMGYEATMYLLERGIRLTGTDAWSWDAPFEHTARKYGASGDASLIWEGHKAGRDIGYCHLEKLHNLESLPASGFFISCFPHKIRGASAGWTRAVAIFDDALMASV, encoded by the coding sequence ATGCCGCGCCAATTCGTCGACCTGTCCATCTTTCTTGAAAACGACGTGCTGAGTGATCCGCCGCCGCTGGCGCCGCGCATCCAGTACTTCACCCACCAGCACACCTTCGAGCAGATCGCGCCCTTCTTCCCCGGCCTGCGCCCGCAGGACCTGCCGGATGGGGAAGGCTGGGCGGTGGAGCAGGTGCAGCTGTCCACCCACAACGGCACGCACCTCGATGCGCCCTGGCACTTCCATTCCACGATGGACCAGGCCCTGGGCGACAAGAAGCCGTCCATCGCCATCCACGAGGTGCCGCTGGAATGGTGCTTCCAGCCGGGCGTGAAGCTGGACTTCCGCGACAAGCCCGATGGCTACGTGGTCACCGCCGCCGATGTGCAGGCCGAGCTGGACCGCATCGGCCACCAGCTCACACCGCTGGAGATCGTGGTGGTGAACACCCGCGCCGGCTCGCGCTACGGCCAGCCCGACTACGTGTCGGCCGGCTGCGGCATGGGCTACGAGGCCACCATGTACCTGCTGGAACGCGGCATCCGCCTCACCGGCACCGACGCCTGGAGCTGGGACGCCCCCTTCGAGCACACCGCGCGCAAGTACGGCGCCTCGGGCGATGCCTCGCTGATCTGGGAAGGCCACAAGGCCGGCCGCGACATCGGCTACTGCCACCTCGAGAAGCTGCACAACCTGGAGTCGCTGCCCGCCAGCGGCTTCTTCATCTCCTGCTTTCCGCACAAGATCCGCGGCGCCTCGGCCGGCTGGACGCGTGCGGTGGCCATCTTCGACGACGCGCTGATGGCGTCGGTCTAA
- the fahA gene encoding fumarylacetoacetase produces MLDFTHDPQATSWVASAQAAGGDFPIQNLPFGIFALAGSAERPRGGVAIGDQVLDLAHLAAARVLEGPAQAACEVAAGPTLNAFMALGQPAWRALRHGLFRLLQADAPAALRDAVAACLVPQAGVTMKLPVEVRNYTDFYTSVHHAMNMGNLVRPDDPLTANFKWLPIAYHGRASSVVVSGTDFHRPMGQARPPGAAAPVYGPCSRLDFELELGFFVGRGTRLGQPLKLSEARERLFGLCLLNDWSARDHQFWEMDPLGPFLGKNFCTSISPWVVTMEALAPYRLPFERPATDPAPLPYLDAPQERADGRLDIQLEVRLQSATARERGLPGDRITATSFRHQYWTVAQMLAQHTVNGCNLAPGDLMGTGTISGPTAGEAGAIVELSRGGALPVPLPATGEERRFLQDGDAVILRGWCEQPGAARIGFGSCQGTVLPALG; encoded by the coding sequence ATGCTCGACTTCACCCATGATCCGCAGGCCACCAGCTGGGTGGCTTCGGCCCAGGCCGCCGGTGGCGACTTCCCCATCCAGAACCTGCCCTTCGGCATCTTCGCGCTGGCGGGCAGCGCCGAGCGGCCGCGCGGCGGCGTGGCCATCGGCGACCAGGTGCTGGACCTGGCCCACCTGGCCGCCGCGCGTGTGCTGGAAGGGCCGGCCCAGGCCGCCTGCGAGGTGGCGGCCGGCCCCACGCTCAATGCCTTCATGGCGCTGGGCCAGCCGGCCTGGCGGGCGCTGCGGCACGGCCTGTTCCGGCTGCTGCAGGCCGATGCACCGGCCGCGCTGCGCGATGCCGTGGCCGCCTGCCTGGTGCCGCAGGCTGGCGTGACCATGAAGCTGCCGGTGGAGGTGCGCAACTACACCGACTTCTACACCTCGGTGCACCACGCGATGAACATGGGCAACCTGGTGCGGCCTGACGATCCGCTGACCGCCAACTTCAAGTGGCTGCCGATCGCCTATCACGGCCGTGCCTCCAGCGTGGTGGTCAGCGGCACCGACTTCCACCGCCCGATGGGCCAGGCCCGCCCCCCTGGCGCCGCGGCGCCGGTGTACGGCCCCTGCTCGCGGCTGGACTTCGAGCTGGAGCTGGGCTTCTTCGTCGGCCGCGGCACGCGCCTGGGCCAGCCGCTGAAGTTGTCCGAGGCCCGCGAACGGCTCTTCGGCCTGTGCCTGCTCAACGACTGGTCGGCCCGCGACCACCAGTTCTGGGAGATGGACCCGCTGGGCCCGTTCCTGGGCAAGAACTTCTGCACCAGCATTTCGCCCTGGGTGGTGACGATGGAGGCGCTGGCCCCGTACCGGCTGCCCTTCGAGCGGCCCGCCACCGACCCGGCGCCGCTGCCCTACCTCGACGCTCCGCAGGAGCGGGCCGACGGCCGGCTCGACATCCAGCTGGAGGTGCGCTTGCAGTCGGCCACCGCGCGCGAACGGGGCCTGCCCGGCGACCGCATCACCGCCACCAGCTTCCGCCACCAGTACTGGACCGTGGCGCAGATGCTGGCGCAGCACACCGTCAATGGCTGCAACCTGGCGCCCGGCGACCTCATGGGCACCGGCACCATCTCCGGCCCCACGGCCGGTGAGGCCGGTGCCATCGTGGAACTGAGCCGCGGCGGTGCGCTGCCGGTGCCCCTGCCGGCCACCGGCGAAGAGCGCCGCTTCCTGCAGGACGGCGATGCCGTCATTCTGCGCGGCTGGTGCGAGCAGCCGGGCGCGGCGCGCATCGGCTTCGGCAGCTGCCAGGGCACGGTGCTGCCGGCCCTGGGGTGA
- a CDS encoding ABC transporter ATP-binding protein yields MSLLTLERVAITLGRREILSPTTLSLRRGEFVCVIGPSGCGKTTLLRAAAGFVQPQAGGVKLAGQPVQGPSREAAFVFQDYGRALLPWRTVAGNVSLALEAAGVPAAQRRERIHRVLATVGLAAHADKFPAQLSGGMQQRAQIARCLAQEPTLLMMDEPFGALDAMTRESLQDELARLVREQGLTVMFVTHDLEEAIYLGDRVVALRANPTADKPSLAAVIDVDIPRPRSQLATKEHPEFLRLRRELYQYLGHH; encoded by the coding sequence CCTCAGCCCCACCACGCTGTCGCTGCGGCGCGGCGAGTTCGTCTGCGTGATCGGCCCTTCGGGCTGCGGCAAGACCACGCTGCTGCGCGCGGCGGCCGGCTTCGTGCAGCCGCAGGCCGGCGGCGTGAAGTTGGCCGGCCAGCCGGTGCAAGGCCCCAGCCGCGAGGCGGCCTTCGTGTTCCAGGACTATGGCCGTGCGCTTCTGCCCTGGCGCACCGTGGCCGGCAACGTGAGCCTGGCGCTGGAAGCGGCCGGCGTGCCTGCCGCGCAGCGGCGAGAGCGCATCCACCGCGTGTTGGCCACCGTGGGCCTGGCCGCGCATGCCGACAAGTTTCCGGCGCAGCTGTCGGGCGGCATGCAGCAGCGCGCGCAGATCGCCCGCTGCCTGGCGCAGGAGCCCACGCTGCTGATGATGGACGAGCCCTTCGGCGCGCTGGATGCGATGACCCGCGAGAGCCTGCAGGACGAGCTGGCCCGGCTGGTGCGTGAGCAGGGCCTGACGGTGATGTTCGTCACCCACGACCTGGAAGAGGCGATCTACCTGGGCGACCGCGTGGTGGCGCTGCGCGCCAATCCCACGGCCGACAAGCCCAGCCTGGCCGCGGTGATCGACGTCGACATACCGCGCCCGCGCAGCCAGCTGGCCACCAAGGAACACCCCGAGTTCCTGCGCCTGCGGCGCGAGCTGTACCAGTACCTGGGGCACCACTGA
- a CDS encoding tripartite tricarboxylate transporter substrate binding protein codes for MTVHVMRRRLLGALGLAALPLPAAWANGGPAYPTRPLRLMHGFAPGGNADTVARLLGAALQPQLGAMINVEPKPGAGGTLAADAVAKSRPDGYTLLLATGGHAIAAALYDKLPYDTLKAFQAISSVTTFPFLVVVHAQSPWRSLPELLTAGRAKGAAPLTYGSAGVGTGQHLTGALLAHKAGLAATHVPYRGDAASVTAALGREVDFILVPATAALQHIAAGKLRALAVSGRSRWSGLPEVPTVAEQGVADFDVRSWTGLLAPAGTPAAVVERLQAAVKTALADPALRQKLAESTGGEVAAGTPEELHATIAADVQRWTALVREARIEKD; via the coding sequence ATGACCGTTCACGTCATGCGCCGACGCCTGCTCGGCGCACTGGGGCTGGCCGCGCTGCCGCTGCCCGCGGCCTGGGCCAACGGCGGCCCGGCCTACCCCACCCGCCCGCTGCGCCTGATGCACGGCTTTGCGCCCGGCGGCAATGCCGACACGGTGGCGCGGCTGCTGGGGGCCGCTTTGCAGCCGCAGTTGGGCGCCATGATCAACGTGGAGCCCAAACCCGGTGCCGGCGGCACGCTGGCCGCCGACGCCGTGGCCAAGTCCAGGCCTGACGGCTACACGCTGCTGCTGGCCACCGGTGGCCATGCCATCGCCGCCGCGCTGTACGACAAGCTGCCCTACGACACGCTCAAGGCCTTCCAGGCCATCTCGTCGGTCACCACCTTTCCGTTCCTGGTGGTGGTCCATGCACAGTCGCCCTGGCGCAGCCTGCCGGAGCTGCTGACCGCGGGCCGGGCCAAGGGCGCGGCGCCGCTCACCTACGGATCGGCCGGCGTGGGCACCGGCCAGCACCTCACCGGCGCGCTGCTGGCCCACAAGGCCGGCCTGGCCGCCACCCACGTGCCCTACCGCGGCGATGCGGCCTCGGTCACCGCGGCGCTGGGGCGCGAGGTGGACTTCATCCTGGTGCCCGCCACGGCCGCGCTGCAGCACATCGCGGCCGGCAAGCTGCGGGCGCTGGCGGTCTCGGGCCGCAGCCGCTGGAGCGGCCTGCCCGAGGTGCCCACCGTGGCCGAGCAGGGCGTGGCCGACTTCGACGTGCGCTCATGGACCGGTCTGCTGGCCCCGGCTGGCACGCCGGCCGCGGTGGTCGAACGGCTGCAGGCCGCGGTGAAGACGGCGCTGGCCGATCCCGCGCTGCGGCAGAAGCTGGCCGAGTCCACCGGCGGCGAGGTGGCCGCGGGCACGCCGGAGGAGCTGCACGCCACCATCGCGGCCGACGTGCAGCGCTGGACCGCGCTGGTGCGCGAGGCGAGGATCGAGAAGGATTGA